A single window of Leptolyngbya ohadii IS1 DNA harbors:
- a CDS encoding ZIP family metal transporter produces MAEPLPTLYLGLIGSAIAGLGTGLGAVPILFVKRITQNMQGILLGFGAGVMLAATAFSLILPGLEAASVEERPFSAALIVIGGILLGGLFLWFSHQYFPHEHFFKGREGADLANLKRVWLFVIAIAIHNFPEGLAVGVGFGGDNLANGIALTVGIGLQNIPEGLVAAISLISERYTRREAFLVSLVTGLIEPVGGLIGAATVSVSQYVLPIAMGFAAGAMLFVISDEIIPESNRLGYERAGTTGVMIGFVLMLFLDVTLG; encoded by the coding sequence ATGGCTGAACCTTTGCCCACCCTATATCTGGGACTGATTGGAAGCGCGATCGCCGGACTGGGAACTGGATTAGGCGCAGTCCCGATTCTATTTGTCAAACGAATTACCCAGAATATGCAGGGCATTCTGCTGGGCTTTGGGGCAGGGGTGATGCTGGCGGCGACGGCTTTCTCGCTGATTCTACCTGGACTAGAAGCTGCCTCCGTGGAAGAGCGTCCCTTTTCCGCCGCCCTAATCGTAATTGGTGGTATTCTCCTGGGTGGTTTGTTCCTCTGGTTCAGCCATCAATATTTCCCGCACGAGCATTTTTTTAAGGGGCGGGAAGGGGCAGATCTGGCGAATCTGAAGCGGGTCTGGCTGTTTGTAATTGCGATCGCGATTCACAACTTCCCGGAGGGTCTGGCGGTTGGCGTGGGCTTTGGGGGCGATAATCTGGCAAACGGGATTGCCCTGACGGTTGGAATCGGTTTGCAAAATATTCCAGAAGGACTGGTCGCAGCAATTTCCCTGATCAGCGAACGATACACGCGCCGCGAAGCCTTCCTGGTCAGCCTGGTAACGGGACTGATTGAGCCAGTGGGCGGTCTGATTGGGGCAGCGACGGTTTCAGTTTCGCAGTACGTTTTGCCGATCGCGATGGGATTTGCCGCCGGAGCCATGCTGTTTGTAATCAGCGACGAAATTATTCCAGAGTCAAATCGCCTGGGCTACGAACGAGCTGGCACAACAGGCGTGATGATTGGCTTTGTGCTGATGCTGTTTCTGGACGTGACGCTGGGATGA
- the cruG gene encoding 2'-O-glycosyltransferase CruG: MQISLTQALLLNLSPDPLMSPNSIAGFALLLLALQIPAVAILLSRLLQAPRRHPPLKPQAATPDLFGKVSVVVPTLNEAHRIGACLEGLTRQSYEVRETIVVDSRSQDGTPDLVKAAQVDDPRFRLLTDDPLPPGWVGRPWALHSGFLYSSEDSEWILGVDADTQPQPGLIASVVKTAEKEGYDLISLAPRFILKDLGEWWLQPALLITLVYRFGAAGERSGEADRVMANGQCFLCRRSLLAELGGYSSARNSFCDDVTLARNAARLGAKVGFLDGSRVLKVRMYEGLVETWREWGRSLDLKDACTPAQKWGDLAFLIAVQGIPLLATIGFGLAIASGFTSLPVWIAFGLNASLVAIRFALLLGIAASYDFSQANASWSFWLSPLADPLAVLRIWISSTRTPTQWRGRSYASFDSQGFDSQG; this comes from the coding sequence GTGCAAATTTCCCTCACCCAAGCTCTACTGCTCAATCTTTCCCCCGATCCCCTGATGTCCCCCAACTCGATCGCCGGATTTGCCCTGCTGCTGCTTGCCCTTCAGATCCCGGCAGTGGCAATTCTCTTGTCTCGCCTGCTGCAAGCGCCGCGCCGACATCCCCCCCTGAAACCGCAGGCTGCTACCCCCGATCTGTTTGGCAAAGTGAGTGTGGTGGTTCCAACGCTGAATGAGGCACACCGGATTGGAGCCTGTTTAGAAGGGTTGACACGCCAGAGCTACGAAGTGCGGGAAACGATTGTGGTGGATAGTCGATCGCAGGACGGCACACCCGACTTAGTGAAAGCGGCTCAGGTAGACGATCCGAGATTTCGGCTGCTGACGGATGATCCCCTGCCGCCGGGATGGGTGGGTCGTCCCTGGGCACTGCACAGCGGTTTCCTGTATAGCTCCGAGGACAGCGAGTGGATTTTGGGCGTGGATGCGGATACCCAGCCCCAGCCGGGATTGATTGCCAGCGTGGTGAAAACGGCAGAAAAAGAGGGGTATGACCTGATTTCGCTTGCGCCTCGCTTTATTCTTAAGGATTTGGGCGAATGGTGGCTTCAGCCTGCGCTGCTGATTACCCTGGTGTATCGGTTTGGGGCAGCGGGAGAACGGTCGGGGGAAGCCGATCGCGTGATGGCAAATGGACAGTGTTTTCTCTGCCGTCGATCGCTCCTTGCTGAATTAGGCGGTTATTCCAGTGCAAGGAATTCTTTTTGTGACGATGTAACCCTGGCACGCAATGCAGCAAGACTGGGCGCAAAGGTCGGCTTCCTGGACGGTTCCAGAGTTTTGAAGGTGCGAATGTACGAAGGCTTAGTCGAAACCTGGCGCGAATGGGGGCGATCGCTCGACCTCAAGGATGCCTGTACTCCGGCTCAAAAGTGGGGCGATTTGGCGTTTCTAATTGCGGTTCAGGGAATTCCACTGCTTGCGACGATCGGGTTTGGGTTAGCGATCGCTTCGGGCTTCACATCGCTTCCAGTCTGGATTGCCTTCGGGTTGAATGCAAGCCTCGTTGCCATCCGGTTTGCCCTGCTGCTGGGTATTGCGGCTTCCTATGACTTCTCCCAGGCAAATGCAAGCTGGAGTTTCTGGCTGTCTCCCCTCGCCGACCCGCTGGCAGTCCTGCGAATCTGGATTTCTTCGACCCGTACCCCTACTCAATGGCGCGGCAGAAGCTACGCCAGTTTTGATAGTCAGGGTTTTGATAGTCAGGGATAA
- the cruF gene encoding gamma-carotene 1'-hydroxylase CruF → MSVLVRVERYSLIGHLVALAFGLAGILLVMPHPEFLEYLPAGQKMYAWSLAGGGVAYMLLATIAVAVFAYRTLNLRNLLTFMLPAVGISLTSELLGTSTGFPFGHYSYLSGLGYKIAGLVPFTIPLSWFYLGFSAYVLARAALGVGKSTEYGWLRQIGAVVLGSLMLTSWDFVLDPAMSQTALPFWYWHTPGAFFGMPYQNFAGWFGTGVVYMSVAAFLWRNQTIAIDRQEFRLPFAVYVANFVFAAVLSIGSGFWIPVGLGLITGLAPAVICWRSAVRGSDRALTSLSLAESVGNATPVAVTSK, encoded by the coding sequence ATGAGTGTATTGGTGAGGGTCGAGCGGTATAGCTTGATTGGACATTTGGTGGCACTGGCGTTTGGACTGGCAGGCATTCTGCTCGTCATGCCCCACCCGGAATTTTTAGAATATCTGCCCGCAGGACAAAAAATGTACGCCTGGAGTCTGGCAGGAGGCGGTGTTGCTTATATGCTGCTGGCAACGATCGCCGTTGCGGTTTTCGCCTATCGCACACTAAATCTGCGAAACCTGCTGACCTTTATGCTTCCGGCAGTAGGGATCTCCCTGACCAGCGAATTGCTGGGAACCAGCACGGGTTTTCCCTTCGGGCACTACAGCTATCTCAGCGGTCTGGGCTACAAGATTGCCGGACTTGTGCCGTTCACAATTCCGCTCTCCTGGTTCTACCTGGGCTTCTCCGCCTATGTGCTGGCAAGGGCGGCGCTGGGCGTCGGCAAATCAACGGAATACGGCTGGCTGCGGCAAATCGGTGCGGTGGTGCTGGGTTCCCTGATGCTAACCTCCTGGGACTTCGTGCTAGACCCTGCAATGAGCCAAACCGCTCTCCCCTTCTGGTACTGGCACACCCCCGGCGCATTCTTCGGGATGCCCTATCAAAACTTTGCTGGCTGGTTTGGAACGGGTGTAGTTTACATGAGCGTTGCGGCTTTCCTCTGGCGCAATCAAACGATCGCGATCGATCGCCAGGAATTTCGCCTGCCCTTCGCGGTGTACGTCGCAAACTTTGTCTTCGCAGCCGTGCTGAGCATTGGATCGGGCTTCTGGATTCCCGTGGGTCTGGGACTGATCACGGGTCTAGCTCCGGCGGTGATTTGCTGGCGATCGGCGGTACGAGGAAGCGATCGGGCGCTTACGTCTCTGTCTCTGGCTGAAAGTGTAGGCAATGCGACTCCGGTTGCAGTGACCTCGAAGTAA
- a CDS encoding F420-0:Gamma-glutamyl ligase, with amino-acid sequence MAIAGIIGVGLAILVGLVLLGLLAFEIKYRQRPGNRLEVTAGSWNLPVYESDHYLLMGEIDIINQTKTLEIFVPELWAEVTLLSKGSLDGITKDVRVTPRHPDAPARPDGYWFGYIVKRKPTKAEIAIDLRGKDLTDLQSAWVRVHYITYGPQGRIPKVKHIIVPLSFPSADAPIRWRPTNRADVLPVRTHLLTHLDDPVEIVKRYVMPHAKDGDVVTIGETPVALMQGRFRHPTEIKPGWVARRICYFFMPTSSLATACGMQSLVDVVGPWRVLFAFIGGSIAKAVFKKPGMFYQWAGEQARLIDDVTGTLPPYDQFIVLGPDQPQQVVDRIYQETGLQAAIVDVNDLKAVKILAMTAGLSSDLLNQALLHNPAGNADEQTPIVLIRPTG; translated from the coding sequence GTGGCGATCGCAGGAATCATTGGGGTTGGTCTTGCCATTCTCGTCGGCTTGGTGCTGCTGGGGCTGCTTGCCTTTGAGATTAAGTATCGGCAGCGTCCGGGCAACCGTCTGGAAGTGACTGCCGGATCGTGGAATCTGCCCGTCTATGAATCAGATCATTATCTGCTGATGGGCGAGATTGACATCATCAACCAGACCAAAACGCTGGAGATTTTTGTTCCGGAACTCTGGGCAGAAGTAACGCTGCTCTCGAAGGGAAGCCTGGACGGAATAACGAAGGATGTGCGGGTTACGCCTCGCCACCCCGATGCCCCTGCCCGTCCCGACGGCTACTGGTTTGGCTACATTGTGAAGCGTAAGCCGACCAAAGCCGAAATTGCGATCGATCTGCGGGGCAAGGATCTCACCGACCTGCAATCTGCCTGGGTGCGCGTCCACTACATCACCTACGGACCTCAGGGACGCATCCCAAAGGTGAAACATATTATTGTGCCCCTCAGTTTTCCCTCGGCAGATGCCCCAATTCGCTGGCGACCGACCAATCGCGCCGATGTCCTGCCCGTCCGCACCCACCTGCTGACCCATTTAGACGATCCGGTGGAAATCGTAAAGCGGTACGTCATGCCCCACGCAAAGGACGGTGACGTAGTGACGATCGGCGAAACCCCCGTTGCCCTGATGCAGGGTCGATTCCGCCATCCCACTGAAATTAAACCGGGCTGGGTCGCCCGACGCATTTGCTACTTCTTCATGCCTACCTCCAGTTTGGCAACCGCGTGCGGAATGCAATCCCTTGTAGATGTTGTGGGACCGTGGCGTGTCCTGTTTGCCTTTATCGGCGGCTCGATCGCCAAAGCTGTTTTCAAGAAGCCTGGAATGTTCTATCAGTGGGCAGGGGAGCAAGCCCGTCTGATTGATGATGTTACCGGGACGCTGCCCCCATACGATCAGTTTATTGTGTTAGGACCCGATCAGCCGCAGCAGGTGGTTGACCGAATTTATCAAGAAACTGGTCTTCAGGCGGCGATCGTAGACGTGAACGACTTGAAAGCAGTTAAGATATTGGCAATGACTGCTGGATTGTCAAGCGATCTGCTCAATCAGGCATTACTCCACAACCCAGCCGGAAATGCTGACGAACAAACGCCGATCGTGCTAATCCGTCCGACTGGCTGA